The proteins below are encoded in one region of Deltaproteobacteria bacterium:
- a CDS encoding HPF/RaiA family ribosome-associated protein: MTGEDMRIDVRSRDLSVSTDLQTHVERRLRFALARFGSRIGGVTVTLSEGRGPRGGVDTRCRIVAALSASAQLQVEVQDIDLFAAVDCAADRLGRAVGRAVDRTHNYPRQRIAAARVTGDALLQQRH, from the coding sequence ATGACAGGAGAGGACATGAGAATAGACGTACGAAGCCGAGACCTGAGTGTGTCGACCGATCTTCAAACTCACGTTGAACGTCGGTTGCGCTTCGCACTCGCCCGCTTCGGCAGTCGCATTGGAGGCGTAACCGTTACCCTCTCAGAAGGACGTGGGCCGCGAGGAGGAGTCGATACACGCTGTCGGATAGTGGCTGCGCTGTCGGCCTCTGCGCAGCTGCAGGTGGAAGTGCAAGACATCGATCTTTTCGCGGCTGTCGATTGCGCGGCTGATCGCTTGGGACGAGCAGTCGGACGCGCGGTTGATCGAACTCACAATTATCCGCGCCAGCGGATCGCAGCGGCACGAGTCACTGGCGATGCCTTGTTACAGCAACGTCACTGA
- the nhaR gene encoding transcriptional activator NhaR codes for MEWLNYHHLLYFWTVARLGSITRATEELYLAQPTISAQLRALEESLGEKLFTRVGRNIALTEMGRVVFRYADEIFTLGRELTDTLKGRSVGRPVQFTVGVVDVMPKLITYRLLQPALELKDPIRIVCHEDKAERLLAELAVHGLDLVLADAPIGPLVKVRAFNHLLGESDVSIFGPPKLAAKYRRKFPESLQGAPMLLPTENTSLRRSFDQWATGAGISPLVVGEFEDSALLKVFGQSGLGLFPAPSVIAEEIQRQYAAQVVGRIEAIRERFYAISIERKLKHPAVVAISEAAQQKLFVQ; via the coding sequence ATGGAGTGGCTCAATTATCATCACTTGTTGTACTTTTGGACCGTGGCACGACTGGGGAGCATCACGCGAGCAACCGAAGAATTGTATCTCGCGCAACCGACGATTAGTGCCCAGTTACGTGCCTTGGAGGAATCCCTGGGCGAGAAGCTCTTTACACGGGTAGGGCGGAATATCGCCCTGACGGAAATGGGCCGCGTCGTTTTTCGTTACGCCGACGAAATCTTTACTCTCGGCCGGGAATTGACCGATACGCTCAAGGGTCGCTCGGTAGGACGACCAGTACAGTTTACGGTTGGGGTCGTTGATGTCATGCCCAAACTGATCACCTACCGTTTGTTACAACCTGCCCTCGAGTTGAAAGATCCGATCCGCATCGTTTGCCATGAAGATAAGGCCGAGAGGTTGCTGGCGGAGCTCGCGGTCCACGGGTTAGATTTGGTGCTCGCCGACGCGCCAATTGGACCCCTGGTCAAGGTGCGCGCCTTCAACCATTTGCTCGGTGAAAGCGATGTCTCGATCTTCGGGCCGCCGAAACTCGCGGCCAAATATCGCCGCAAGTTTCCTGAGTCGCTACAAGGCGCACCCATGCTGCTTCCCACGGAGAACACTTCGTTACGCCGATCGTTCGATCAGTGGGCCACTGGGGCTGGGATCAGCCCGTTAGTGGTTGGAGAGTTTGAGGATAGCGCCCTCCTCAAGGTGTTCGGCCAGAGCGGTCTTGGTCTGTTTCCAGCACCCTCTGTGATTGCGGAGGAAATCCAGCGCCAATACGCAGCACAGGTAGTCGGTCGGATCGAGGCTATTCGCGAACGCTTCTACGCTATTTCTATTGAACGGAAGCTCAAGCACCCTGCGGTGGTCGCTATCTCTGAAGCAGCCCAACAGAAACTGTTTGTTCAGTGA
- a CDS encoding glutathione S-transferase family protein, translating to MLVNGQWQGDAQLRRATDNQGRFVRQESQFRHWVTPDGAPGPSGASGFRAEPGRYHLYVALNCPWACRTLVFRKLKKLDDVISVSIAVPTVTEQGYSFGTYPGSIPDPLFNITYVHELYTRADPHYTGRATVPVLWDKQHATIVNNESSEIIRMFNSAFDAFGDASVDFYPIELRSQIEILNAQIYDNLNNGVYRAGFATTQEAYEEAVTNVFACLNDLEARLAGQPYLLGERITETDWRAFMTLIRFDVAYHGLFKCNLRRIADYPRLSAYLKRLYDVPGVAETVHFHHIKRTYYSIARLNPNGIVPQGPEQIFAAA from the coding sequence ATGCTCGTCAACGGTCAATGGCAAGGAGACGCACAGCTTCGCCGCGCCACCGACAACCAGGGCCGCTTCGTGCGCCAGGAGTCGCAATTTCGCCATTGGGTGACACCAGACGGTGCACCCGGACCCTCTGGTGCGAGTGGCTTTCGCGCGGAGCCTGGACGCTATCATCTCTATGTCGCTCTCAACTGTCCGTGGGCCTGCCGTACGCTGGTGTTTCGCAAGTTAAAGAAGCTCGACGATGTGATCTCGGTCTCCATCGCCGTTCCTACCGTGACCGAGCAGGGCTACAGCTTTGGCACCTATCCAGGTTCGATCCCTGACCCGTTGTTCAATATTACCTACGTCCATGAACTCTATACGCGAGCCGATCCTCACTATACCGGACGTGCCACCGTACCGGTGCTGTGGGATAAGCAGCATGCAACCATCGTCAATAACGAATCGTCGGAAATTATTCGCATGTTCAACAGCGCCTTCGATGCGTTTGGCGATGCGTCGGTGGATTTCTATCCGATCGAGCTGCGCTCGCAGATAGAGATATTGAATGCGCAGATCTACGACAACTTGAACAACGGCGTGTATCGTGCGGGTTTCGCTACTACTCAGGAAGCCTACGAGGAGGCCGTGACTAACGTGTTTGCTTGTCTCAATGACTTGGAAGCCCGGCTTGCCGGGCAACCCTATTTGCTTGGTGAGCGTATTACTGAGACCGACTGGCGCGCGTTCATGACCCTGATTCGCTTCGATGTGGCGTATCACGGATTGTTCAAATGTAACCTCCGACGCATTGCCGATTATCCTCGACTCTCAGCGTATCTCAAACGGTTGTACGACGTTCCTGGGGTTGCCGAGACCGTGCACTTTCATCACATCAAACGCACGTACTACAGTATTGCACGGCTCAATCCCAACGGGATTGTCCCGCAAGGGCCTGAGCAGATTTTTGCTGCAGCATAA
- a CDS encoding VOC family protein, producing MIQGIHHTAISTPDFDRALKFYRDLLGFEEVWSSSWSQGSEVVDRIVGLRDSSARVSMLKAGNACIELFQYATPTPQPSLANRPVCDHGITHLCVQVADIEAEYARLSAAGMRFHCPPQIAGKGVRATYGRDPDGNVVELLEVTDSDSMPKV from the coding sequence ATGATTCAGGGTATTCACCATACGGCCATCTCGACACCGGATTTTGATCGGGCGCTCAAGTTTTATCGTGACCTGTTGGGGTTTGAAGAGGTGTGGTCTTCAAGCTGGAGCCAGGGAAGTGAAGTTGTCGATCGCATTGTCGGCTTACGCGATTCATCGGCACGAGTATCGATGCTCAAGGCAGGAAACGCCTGCATTGAACTTTTTCAATACGCGACACCGACGCCGCAACCAAGCTTGGCCAACCGACCGGTGTGCGATCACGGAATTACGCACCTGTGCGTGCAAGTCGCCGATATTGAAGCCGAGTATGCGCGCTTAAGCGCAGCGGGAATGCGTTTCCACTGCCCGCCGCAGATCGCTGGCAAGGGCGTCCGTGCTACCTACGGTCGAGACCCTGACGGTAATGTAGTGGAACTCTTGGAAGTAACGGATAGTGATAGCATGCCAAAGGTGTAG
- a CDS encoding fumarylacetoacetate hydrolase family protein, which produces MKFVTFTHGGTTRIGVVDGSNVVDLSAATPQLPREMCAFIAAGADAVASARQALAGSSGRIALANVRLEAPILRPPKILAVGLNYKDHIAETGNKTPEVPMIFNKQSTSVNRPGGDIHLPRASEQLDYEGEFAVVIGRYCRHVPKNRAREVIFGYTIANDVSVRDWQRRVPTFTMGKSWDTHCPLGPCITTADEVGDPHALDLKTWVNGELRQSSNTSQLLFNAYDLVEHLTTAFTLEPGDVISTGTPGGVAAAMQPPKWLKAGDVVKIAIDKLGEIENRVIAEPENTPRI; this is translated from the coding sequence ATGAAATTCGTGACATTTACTCACGGCGGCACAACGCGGATCGGCGTTGTTGATGGGAGCAACGTTGTCGATCTGTCAGCGGCCACTCCACAGCTGCCCCGCGAGATGTGTGCCTTCATCGCGGCTGGAGCCGATGCCGTTGCCAGCGCACGGCAAGCGCTGGCTGGGTCGTCTGGACGTATCGCCCTGGCAAATGTACGGCTTGAAGCGCCAATTTTACGCCCGCCCAAAATTCTGGCGGTTGGACTCAACTACAAAGATCACATTGCCGAGACCGGCAATAAGACGCCGGAAGTCCCGATGATCTTTAATAAGCAATCGACCTCGGTGAACCGCCCTGGGGGAGACATCCATTTGCCTCGGGCCTCTGAACAACTCGATTATGAAGGTGAATTTGCTGTGGTCATTGGTCGCTATTGCCGCCACGTGCCGAAGAATCGTGCTCGTGAGGTCATTTTTGGCTACACGATCGCCAATGATGTCAGCGTGCGCGATTGGCAGCGCCGCGTGCCAACCTTCACGATGGGTAAATCATGGGATACTCACTGTCCGTTAGGACCATGCATTACCACCGCCGACGAAGTTGGCGACCCGCATGCGCTTGACCTCAAGACGTGGGTGAACGGCGAGTTGCGGCAAAGCTCCAACACGAGTCAGTTGCTCTTCAACGCGTATGACTTGGTCGAACATTTGACCACTGCGTTCACACTCGAACCTGGGGATGTCATATCGACGGGCACTCCTGGTGGCGTGGCCGCGGCAATGCAGCCACCAAAGTGGCTCAAAGCAGGAGATGTCGTCAAGATCGCGATCGACAAGCTCGGCGAGATTGAGAACCGCGTGATCGCTGAACCCGAGAACACACCACGCATCTAA
- a CDS encoding cyclase family protein, producing MADKPIDFTELLKGAPKNWGRWGKDDEIGALNFLTNEEVLRGVRAVKQGKTFMLGVPVARPKGDPLHPIRAQPIHTLTHDEGSYISGRSTPFAGGLKYTDDVIVMYPQGTTQYDALGHAWYGDKLYNGYDPKTTIGGLQKCSIEPIANHGVIGRGVLIDAARYKGKKHLDRGEGVTLDDLLGAAKKQGVTIEKHDILVVHTGWLNRFYEEGQNAFFPDGEFDEPGVEYSKELVDWFHDMEIPSLVADNVGCEKGCDRDLGGTLGVLHAALLCNLGVIFNEIVWLKDLADDCDKDKQYTFLFAGAPLKLVYGCGSAVNPIAIK from the coding sequence ATGGCAGACAAACCGATCGATTTTACCGAACTCTTGAAAGGGGCGCCAAAAAACTGGGGTCGTTGGGGGAAGGACGATGAAATCGGCGCACTCAACTTTCTGACCAACGAAGAAGTGTTGCGTGGCGTGCGCGCAGTAAAACAGGGTAAGACCTTCATGTTAGGGGTCCCTGTCGCGCGGCCAAAGGGCGACCCGCTCCATCCAATCCGTGCACAGCCTATTCATACCCTGACCCATGATGAGGGCTCTTATATCAGCGGCCGATCCACACCTTTTGCTGGTGGCCTCAAGTACACGGACGACGTCATCGTCATGTATCCGCAGGGAACCACACAGTATGACGCGCTTGGGCATGCCTGGTATGGCGACAAGCTTTACAACGGCTACGATCCCAAAACCACGATCGGTGGTCTCCAGAAATGCTCGATCGAACCCATCGCCAACCACGGTGTTATCGGGCGTGGGGTTCTCATTGACGCCGCCCGCTACAAGGGGAAGAAGCACCTGGATCGTGGGGAAGGGGTCACGCTTGATGATCTCCTCGGCGCAGCCAAGAAACAGGGTGTGACCATCGAGAAGCACGACATCCTCGTGGTGCACACTGGCTGGCTCAACCGCTTCTATGAAGAAGGGCAAAATGCCTTCTTCCCGGACGGCGAGTTCGACGAACCTGGTGTCGAGTACAGTAAGGAACTGGTCGATTGGTTCCACGATATGGAAATCCCTTCGCTGGTTGCCGACAACGTCGGCTGCGAAAAAGGCTGCGATCGCGATCTTGGCGGGACGCTCGGTGTGTTGCATGCTGCGCTGCTCTGTAACCTGGGCGTCATCTTCAATGAAATCGTCTGGCTCAAGGATCTGGCCGACGATTGCGACAAAGACAAGCAGTACACCTTTCTATTTGCTGGTGCACCGCTTAAACTAGTGTATGGCTGCGGTTCGGCAGTGAATCCCATAGCGATTAAATAG
- a CDS encoding amidohydrolase, producing the protein MTQTHSGVNTKGAIDADGHVLEPADLWEKYLEPKYRERAFRIRTDDSGMEIFEVDGKRTWAGYPGLAGQLGAMGKDNIAPKPERTYLRGAPFGSMIAKERIARMDQEGLAKTILYPTLGLFLGEIRDPELYSAHCRAYNRWIVDFCSESGGRLVPIAQVTLDDDPHEAARELERSVKAGAKGGFFLPFSWTKKSPGHRYYDPLWAKAQELDVPLGIHPTADPPQFDVHKRFDELAQGENFNFTWYMDVLVAQGMIQSFASLFHYGLFERFPTVKMVVLESQAGWIGYLLDRMDAVFRGPLGKTTGMQQEPSSYFKRQCWISADPDERTASVVMNSIGTDRFFWASDFPHPDHIGHYMEALGELIAPLSQKSQQQILWENVARVYKLGD; encoded by the coding sequence ATGACCCAAACACACAGCGGCGTGAATACCAAGGGCGCGATCGATGCTGACGGCCATGTCTTGGAGCCAGCGGATTTATGGGAGAAGTATCTTGAACCGAAGTACCGTGAACGAGCATTTCGCATACGGACTGATGACAGCGGTATGGAGATCTTCGAGGTCGATGGCAAGAGAACATGGGCCGGATACCCGGGTTTGGCTGGTCAGCTTGGAGCCATGGGCAAAGACAATATCGCTCCCAAACCAGAGCGGACCTACCTGCGTGGTGCGCCGTTTGGCTCGATGATCGCCAAAGAGCGCATTGCCCGGATGGACCAGGAAGGGCTGGCGAAAACGATCCTCTATCCGACGCTTGGCCTGTTCCTCGGCGAGATTCGCGACCCGGAGCTGTACTCAGCACACTGCCGTGCCTACAACCGTTGGATCGTTGACTTCTGCTCAGAATCGGGTGGTCGTCTCGTGCCAATCGCGCAAGTGACGCTGGATGACGATCCCCACGAAGCTGCGCGCGAACTAGAGCGATCTGTAAAGGCCGGCGCCAAGGGTGGGTTTTTCCTGCCATTTAGCTGGACGAAGAAATCGCCTGGCCATCGCTACTACGACCCGTTGTGGGCCAAGGCGCAAGAACTCGACGTCCCTCTTGGTATCCACCCGACAGCTGACCCGCCGCAGTTCGATGTTCACAAACGGTTTGATGAACTTGCGCAGGGTGAGAACTTTAACTTTACCTGGTACATGGATGTGCTGGTCGCGCAAGGGATGATCCAGTCGTTCGCCTCGCTGTTTCACTACGGCCTGTTCGAGCGTTTCCCCACAGTGAAAATGGTCGTGTTGGAGTCACAAGCGGGTTGGATCGGCTATCTCCTCGATCGCATGGATGCCGTGTTTCGTGGTCCATTGGGCAAAACCACCGGGATGCAGCAGGAGCCCAGCTCGTACTTCAAACGACAGTGTTGGATTTCTGCCGACCCGGACGAGCGCACCGCATCGGTGGTGATGAATAGCATTGGCACAGACCGCTTTTTCTGGGCCTCTGACTTTCCTCATCCTGACCACATCGGACACTACATGGAGGCATTGGGAGAGTTGATTGCGCCGCTGTCGCAGAAGTCCCAGCAGCAGATTTTGTGGGAGAACGTGGCGCGGGTGTACAAATTAGGAGATTAA
- a CDS encoding ABC-F family ATP-binding cassette domain-containing protein codes for MTRPVLLSCEGVSKAFGAQVLFSGLSFGLSEGDQVGLIGPNGAGKSTFLKILAGIEEADTGTRSLRRLTRVGYVPQDPVFASELTVAEVINQALAANPADDIDPAARFAETLGRAGFTDFTQPVTALSGGWKKRLAITQAVVASPAVLLMDEPTNHLDVDGIVWLETLLKSEPLAYLVISHDRYFLENVTSRIVELNRMYTGGLFESEGRYSDFLVKRDEALRNQAAYQAALANTVRREIEWLKRGPKARTTKAQARIKAAARSMQELEDLQSRMVETRASIDFTGSERKTKKLVVTRKVCKSFDGKAVLKDIELTLTPGVRLGLLGPNGSGKTTLLQILAGTLAPDSGEIDQAENLQIVYFEQDREALDPDMSLKQTLVPDGDTAIYRGRPVHVASWAKRFLFRSDQLATPVRNLSGGEQARVLIARLMLRPADVLILDEPTNDLDIPTLEVLEESLMEFPGALVLVTHDRFLLDRVSTVLLALDGSGQGLFYADYPQWEAARKETLAETRPVTTKSTPRAAKPAPRLTSQEKREWEQMEAKILAAEEEVTACQHALEDLNIAANPTALQERYQALESARAAVEQLYARWAELEEKQK; via the coding sequence ATGACTCGCCCGGTGTTGCTCAGCTGCGAAGGAGTCAGCAAAGCCTTCGGTGCTCAGGTGTTGTTCTCAGGTCTCTCATTTGGCCTGAGTGAGGGTGATCAGGTAGGTCTCATCGGGCCGAACGGAGCTGGCAAATCGACCTTCTTGAAGATTCTCGCGGGTATCGAAGAAGCAGATACAGGGACGCGTTCGCTACGGCGGCTCACTCGCGTTGGCTACGTGCCGCAAGATCCAGTGTTTGCGTCTGAACTCACGGTCGCAGAGGTTATCAATCAGGCCTTAGCTGCGAATCCTGCGGACGACATCGATCCTGCCGCGCGATTCGCTGAGACTCTAGGACGGGCAGGTTTCACGGACTTCACACAGCCCGTCACCGCTCTCTCCGGCGGATGGAAGAAACGCTTAGCCATAACCCAGGCGGTGGTCGCGTCGCCTGCAGTGCTATTGATGGACGAGCCCACCAATCACCTTGATGTCGATGGGATTGTGTGGCTTGAAACACTGTTGAAGTCCGAACCACTCGCTTATTTGGTTATCAGTCACGACCGTTATTTCTTGGAGAACGTCACCAGCCGCATCGTCGAGTTAAATCGGATGTACACTGGGGGTTTGTTCGAGAGCGAGGGACGGTACAGCGACTTCCTGGTGAAACGCGACGAGGCCCTGCGGAACCAGGCCGCATATCAGGCTGCTCTCGCCAACACCGTACGACGCGAGATCGAATGGCTGAAACGCGGACCCAAGGCGCGGACGACCAAAGCCCAGGCTCGCATTAAAGCTGCCGCCAGAAGTATGCAAGAGTTGGAAGACTTACAGTCTCGTATGGTCGAGACGCGCGCGTCGATCGATTTTACTGGTTCAGAGCGTAAGACCAAGAAACTGGTGGTGACAAGGAAAGTCTGCAAGAGCTTCGACGGCAAAGCGGTTCTCAAAGATATCGAACTGACGCTGACCCCTGGCGTGCGACTTGGACTTCTAGGACCAAATGGCAGCGGCAAAACCACCTTGCTGCAAATTCTTGCCGGTACGTTAGCACCCGATAGCGGTGAGATTGATCAGGCCGAGAACTTGCAGATTGTGTATTTCGAGCAAGACCGGGAGGCACTCGACCCAGATATGAGTCTCAAGCAGACCTTGGTACCCGATGGCGACACCGCCATCTATCGTGGACGACCGGTCCATGTGGCCTCGTGGGCCAAACGATTTCTGTTCCGGTCGGATCAGCTTGCCACCCCAGTACGGAATCTCTCTGGCGGTGAGCAAGCACGAGTGTTGATTGCCCGTTTGATGCTGCGGCCCGCAGACGTACTCATTCTCGATGAACCAACCAACGATCTCGACATCCCGACCTTAGAAGTACTAGAAGAGAGCCTGATGGAATTTCCTGGCGCGTTGGTCTTGGTGACGCATGATCGTTTCTTGTTGGATCGGGTATCAACCGTGCTGTTGGCCTTGGACGGCAGCGGTCAAGGCCTTTTCTACGCCGATTATCCGCAGTGGGAAGCTGCGCGAAAAGAAACCCTGGCTGAGACGCGACCGGTAACAACAAAGTCAACACCGCGAGCCGCGAAACCGGCACCGCGACTCACCTCACAGGAAAAGCGCGAATGGGAACAAATGGAAGCCAAGATTCTAGCGGCTGAGGAAGAGGTCACTGCTTGTCAGCATGCGTTGGAAGATCTAAATATAGCCGCAAACCCTACGGCTCTGCAGGAACGTTACCAAGCGTTGGAATCAGCTCGTGCCGCTGTCGAGCAACTCTACGCGCGCTGGGCAGAGCTGGAAGAGAAACAGAAGTGA
- a CDS encoding GIY-YIG nuclease family protein: MPFVYILRCSNGSLYTGSTTDLERRMQQHQSGRASKYTRSHLPVTLCWVREVDSWREALVEEHRIKSLTRAEKHALIVSQRNQGADLS; encoded by the coding sequence ATGCCGTTTGTGTACATACTGCGTTGCAGCAATGGATCGCTCTACACCGGAAGCACCACAGACCTCGAACGTCGGATGCAACAGCATCAGTCAGGCCGCGCATCCAAATACACCCGCTCCCATCTGCCAGTGACGTTGTGTTGGGTACGCGAGGTCGACTCGTGGCGTGAGGCACTGGTTGAGGAGCATCGCATTAAATCTCTGACCCGAGCTGAGAAACACGCGTTGATCGTCAGCCAACGAAATCAAGGCGCTGACCTGTCATGA
- a CDS encoding TauD/TfdA family dioxygenase — MAISVYPITPSFVAEIGDVDLSQDLSAADVAAIKQAFWDYAVLIFPGQQLSEDQHLTFARHFGPLETSVLALNPGVKLRVRAEIADVANLDVDDNIWGEKSRMRLLNLGNRLWHTDSSFKYLPARASLLYARSIAPIGGHTEFADMRAAYDMLPPEKKRQLEGLIAEHALSYSRAKIGFRDFTEAENAKLQPVPQRMVRTLPENARKSLYVASHIGAIRGMTSEQAHALVDELVAHATQRQFVYTHRWRLHDLVMWDDRCTMHRGTEFDDLRWRRDMHRATVSDIANTCEQAEAVNVAAL; from the coding sequence ATGGCGATCAGTGTCTATCCTATCACTCCCAGTTTTGTAGCTGAAATTGGTGATGTCGACCTCTCGCAGGATCTCTCGGCCGCGGATGTGGCGGCAATTAAGCAAGCCTTTTGGGATTATGCAGTGCTGATTTTTCCGGGGCAGCAACTCAGCGAAGACCAGCACCTCACCTTCGCCCGGCATTTCGGACCGCTAGAGACGAGCGTGTTGGCCCTGAATCCGGGTGTGAAGCTCCGAGTCAGAGCCGAGATTGCTGATGTCGCCAATCTCGATGTGGATGACAATATCTGGGGGGAAAAGAGTCGTATGCGACTGCTAAACCTCGGGAATCGTCTGTGGCACACCGATAGTTCCTTCAAATATCTTCCCGCACGAGCCTCATTACTCTATGCCCGATCGATCGCGCCGATCGGCGGGCACACTGAGTTTGCCGACATGCGTGCAGCGTACGACATGCTCCCGCCCGAGAAAAAAAGACAACTGGAAGGGCTTATCGCTGAGCACGCGTTGTCGTACTCCCGAGCCAAAATTGGTTTCCGCGATTTTACCGAGGCGGAAAATGCCAAACTGCAGCCGGTGCCGCAGCGCATGGTCCGTACGCTGCCTGAGAATGCGCGCAAATCGCTGTATGTCGCTTCGCACATTGGCGCGATCCGCGGCATGACGTCCGAGCAAGCGCACGCTTTGGTCGACGAATTGGTCGCCCATGCTACCCAACGCCAGTTTGTCTACACTCATCGGTGGCGCTTGCATGATCTGGTGATGTGGGATGACCGATGTACGATGCATCGCGGAACAGAATTCGATGACCTGCGCTGGCGACGCGATATGCATCGGGCGACAGTGTCAGATATTGCCAATACCTGCGAACAGGCAGAGGCAGTGAACGTCGCAGCACTGTAG
- a CDS encoding LLM class flavin-dependent oxidoreductase, translating into MTTNKLRFGLWYDFRNPPQWRRGYDQLYSEIFDQIVWGEQHGFEDIWLSEHHFIEDGYSPSLLPIAAAIAARTKRIRIGTSVLLMPFHNPVRIAEDGATVDVISGGRFELGVGTGYKVEEFDGFAVSSKERGGRTNEGLEIISRLWAGETLTFKGRYFEVNNAKLTPEPIQKPRPPLWVGGFTPPAIRRAAKYGDGYVGVSITKDLYSRYIAELEKVGKPTANVPLAGGKFYLIASNDPEKTWNEAADHVIYQVNAYAEWAERAGMPLFPHIRDRAHLRETGLLTVADADGCIKVIRECLAEAPLTNFYAWTLPPGLPARWVQPHLELFASKVIPAFR; encoded by the coding sequence ATGACAACCAATAAACTCCGATTCGGTCTATGGTATGACTTTCGCAACCCGCCCCAATGGCGGCGTGGCTATGATCAGCTCTACAGTGAGATTTTCGACCAGATTGTCTGGGGTGAACAGCACGGCTTCGAGGACATCTGGCTCTCTGAACACCATTTTATTGAGGATGGCTATTCACCGTCGCTGCTACCGATAGCGGCAGCGATTGCCGCGCGCACCAAGCGCATTCGCATCGGTACCAGTGTGCTCCTGATGCCGTTTCATAACCCCGTGCGCATAGCAGAGGATGGTGCCACGGTCGACGTTATCTCTGGCGGCCGGTTTGAACTTGGGGTTGGCACTGGCTACAAGGTCGAAGAGTTTGACGGGTTTGCTGTCTCTAGCAAAGAACGTGGTGGTCGTACCAACGAAGGCTTGGAAATTATCAGCCGTCTGTGGGCTGGCGAGACGCTGACGTTCAAAGGTCGCTACTTTGAGGTGAACAACGCGAAACTCACACCAGAGCCGATTCAAAAGCCACGTCCGCCGCTGTGGGTTGGCGGATTTACGCCCCCGGCGATACGTCGCGCGGCAAAATATGGCGACGGCTACGTCGGTGTCAGCATTACCAAAGATCTGTATAGTCGATACATTGCTGAACTAGAAAAGGTCGGCAAGCCGACCGCGAACGTGCCCCTGGCGGGTGGCAAGTTCTATCTTATCGCCTCCAATGATCCGGAAAAAACCTGGAATGAAGCCGCCGATCACGTGATCTACCAGGTAAATGCGTATGCTGAATGGGCCGAGCGCGCAGGTATGCCGTTGTTTCCGCACATCCGTGACCGCGCGCACTTGCGGGAAACCGGTCTCCTCACGGTTGCTGATGCGGACGGCTGCATTAAGGTCATTCGTGAATGTCTGGCCGAGGCACCGCTCACCAATTTCTATGCCTGGACCTTGCCCCCGGGCTTACCCGCTCGCTGGGTGCAACCTCATCTGGAGTTATTTGCCAGTAAAGTGATTCCCGCCTTTCGCTAA